Proteins co-encoded in one Arachis hypogaea cultivar Tifrunner chromosome 13, arahy.Tifrunner.gnm2.J5K5, whole genome shotgun sequence genomic window:
- the LOC112737486 gene encoding uncharacterized protein → MSLSAMSCSILPTTVFSIPFPSSKATISINSTTTTLVSKSAAATSKHIWTRTVQLHPRGRTRYKDQTFLDHAVDMDELISSIRQTQNAEELYALMSPYNGRQLSMRFMVSLLSREPDWQRSLALLDWINDTALYSPSVFAYNVVIRNVLRAKQWQVAHGLFDEMRQRGLAPDRYTYSTLITQFGKNGMFDSALFWLQQMEQDNVSGDLVLYSNLIELSRKLRDYTKAISIFMRLKNANITPDLVAYNTMINVFGKAKLFREARLLIQEMKGNGVRPDTVSYSTLLVMYVENQKFVEALSVFSEMNEEKCPLDLTTCNIMIDVYGQLDMAKEADRLFWSMRKMAIEPNVVSYNTLLRVYGEAELFGEAIHLFRLMQRKGVEQNVVTYNTMIKIYGKSLEHEKATNLIQEMQSRGIEPNAITYSTIISIWGKAGKLDRAAMLFQKLRSSGVEIDQVLYQTMIVAYEKAGLVAHAKRLLHELRHPENIPRETAIAILARAGRIEEATWVFRQAFDAGEVKDISLFGCMIDLFSRNKRHANVVEVFEKMREVGYFPDSNVIALVLNAFGKLREFEKADALYREMHEEGCVFPDEVHFQMLSLYGARKDFTTVESLFEKLDSNPNINKKELHLVVSSIYERADRLNDASRIMNRLNKKIIRNHDDT, encoded by the coding sequence ATGTCTCTGTCCGCTATGAGTTGTTCAATTCTCCCAACTACTGTATTCTCCATTCCCTTCCCTTCTTCCAAAGCCACCATTTCAATCAACTCTACCACTACCACCTTAGTCTCCAAGTCAGCAGCAGCAACATCCAAACACATATGGACAAGAACAGTCCAACTCCATCCACGTGGCAGAACCCGGTACAAAGACCAAACGTTCTTGGACCACGCTGTGGACATGGATGAGCTGATATCTTCGATCAGACAGACCCAAAATGCGGAGGAGCTTTATGCCCTCATGTCTCCTTACAATGGCAGGCAGCTCTCTATGCGTTTCATGGTTTCTCTCCTTTCTCGGGAGCCAGACTGGCAACGCTCCCTTGCCTTGCTTGATTGGATCAATGACACGGCTCTCTATTCTCCTTCAGTCTTCGCCTACAATGTCGTTATTCGCAATGTTCTACGCGCCAAGCAGTGGCAAGTTGCACACGGCCTGTTCGACGAAATGCGCCAGAGAGGCCTTGCCCCAGACAGGTACACCTATTCAACTCTGATTACTCAGTTTGGTAAGAATGGCATGTTTGATTCGGCCTTGTTCTGGCTCCAGCAAATGGAGCAGGACAATGTGTCTGGTGATCTTGTCTTGTATAGCAACTTGATTGAGCTTTCTCGAAAATTGCGTGATTACACCAAGGCGATTTCGATATTCATGAGGTTGAAGAACGCTAACATTACGCCTGACCTGGTAGCTTATAACACCATGATTAATGTGTTTGGAAAGGCTAAGTTGTTCCGTGAGGCTCGCCTCCTCATTCAGGAGATGAAGGGTAATGGTGTCCGCCCGGATACGGTGAGTTACTCGACGTTGCTCGTGATGTATGTTGAGAACCAGAAGTTTGTTGAGGCACTCTCGGTATTCTCGGAGATGAATGAAGAGAAGTGCCCGCTTGATCTGACGACTTGCAATATTATGATTGATGTTTATGGCCAGCTTGACATGGCCAAGGAAGCTGATCGGCTGTTCTGGAGCATGAGGAAGATGGCAATCGAACCCAATGTGGTCAGTTACAATACACTCTTGAGGGTCTATGGAGAAGCTGAGCTGTTTGGGGAAGCCATCCATCTATTTCGTTTGATGCAGAGGAAGGGTGTGGAACAGAATGTTGTCACATACAACACCATGATTAAGATCTATGGCAAGTCTCTCGAGCATGAGAAGGCAACGAATCTCATTCAAGAGATGCAGAGCAGAGGTATTGAACCAAATGCCATCACTTATTCCACGATAATATCTATCTGGGGAAAGGCAGGGAAGTTGGATAGGGCAGCCATGTTATTTCAGAAGTTAAGGAGCTCAGGAGTTGAAATTGATCAAGTTCTTTACCAAACAATGATTGTTGCTTACGAGAAAgcaggtttagttgctcatgccaAGCGTCTGCTTCACGAGCTTAGGCATCCAGAGAACATTCCTAGGGAGACTGCGATTGCAATCCTTGCGAGGGCTGGTAGAATTGAAGAGGCTACATGGGTTTTCCGGCAGGCTTTTGATGCTGGAGAGGTGAAGGATATATCTTTGTTTGGGTGTATGATTGATCTTTTCTCAAGGAACAAAAGGCATGCAAATGTTGTTGAAGTGTTTGAGAAGATGAGAGAGGTGGGATACTTTCCTGATTCTAATGTTATTGCTCTTGTGCTGAATGCTTTTGGGAAGCTACGTGAATTTGAGAAAGCAGATGCTTTATATAGAGAGATGCATGAAGAAGGGTGTGTTTTTCCTGATGAAGTTCATTTCCAGATGCTCAGTCTATATGGAGCAAGAAAGGATTTCACAACAGTAGAGTCATTGTTTGAGAAGTTGGATTCCAATCCCAACATCAACAAAAAGGAGTTGCATCTTGTTGTTTCCAGCATTTATGAAAGAGCAGATAGACTTAATGATGCTTCTCGAATCATGAACAGgttgaataaaaaaatcataagaaATCATGACGATACTTAG
- the LOC112732802 gene encoding GPN-loop GTPase QQT2 — protein MNKLHIEGSSSFGNGSPNFRRKPVIIIVVGMTGTGKTTFLHRLVCHTQMSNIRGYVVNLDPAIMTLPFAANIDIRDTVKYKEVMKQFNLGPNGGILTSLNLFATKFDEVVSVIERRADQLDYVLVDTPGQIEIFTWSASGAIITEAFASTFPTVVTYVVDTPRSENPTTFMSNMLYACSILYRTRLPLILAFNKVDVAQHEFALEEFGINRIFWNTFSLNCQIEILGLLVCCYCHRFTFFL, from the exons ATGAACAAATTGCATATTGAAGGATCATCATCATTTGGGAATGGATCACCTAACTTCAGAAGAAAACCGGTCATTATCATAGTTGTAGGAATGACAG GTACTGGGAAAACAACATTTCTTCATAGGTTGGTTTGCCACACACAAATGTCGAATATTCGGGGTTATGTGGTCAATCTCGACCCAGCTATCATGACCCTGCCGTTTGCTGCAAACATTGATATTAGAGATACTGTTAAGTACAAAGAAGTCATGAAACAGTTCAACCTTGGCCCTAATGGTGGAATTTTGACTTCCCTTAACTTGTTTGCTACCAAGTTTGACGAG GTAGTCTCTGTTATTGAGAGGCGAGCAGATCAACTTGACTATGTTCTTGTGGATACGCCTGGGCAGATCGAGATATTCACCTGGTCTGCTTCTGGTGCTATTATTACAGAAGCATTTGCCTCCACATTTCCCACTGTAGTCACCTATGTTGTTGATACACCTCGTTCAGAAAATCCCACCACTTTCATGAGCAACATGCTTTATGCTTGTAGTATCCTCTATAGGACTAGGTTACCTCTTATCTTGGCTTTCAACAAGGTTGATGTAGCTCAGCATGAATTTGCCTTGGAG GAATTTGGCATCAACAGGATTTTCTGGAACACTTTCTCCCTGAATTGCCAAATTGAAATACTTGGTTTGCTTGTATGTTGTTACTGTCATAGATTCACATTTTTTTTATGA